One stretch of Oceanimonas pelagia DNA includes these proteins:
- a CDS encoding uroporphyrinogen-III synthase, translating into MIPLVLRPEPQSHRLCETLRRAGHQPVATPLLSFAPGAELEQAPALLNGLGGGDYVIAVSVQAVNFADNALKTRGLPWPDVTYVAVGEATGRAFAAVGVANALVPDDPRSEGMIALPQLQQPAGRRVVILRGDGGRDMMAPTLAQRGARVDYCEVYRRCYRDDAGGELVKEWQHRGVDSIIITSGGLLQHLFQLAANSARDWLLSRLVIVPSMRVAEQARALGFTHIINAKGASDPALLSALDERKRNDRQ; encoded by the coding sequence GGGCCGGCCACCAGCCGGTGGCTACCCCCCTGCTCAGTTTTGCGCCCGGCGCCGAGCTGGAGCAGGCACCGGCGCTGCTGAATGGACTCGGCGGCGGGGATTATGTGATTGCGGTCAGCGTACAGGCGGTGAATTTCGCCGATAATGCGCTCAAAACACGAGGACTGCCCTGGCCTGACGTCACCTATGTGGCGGTGGGCGAAGCCACCGGCCGTGCCTTTGCCGCCGTAGGCGTTGCCAACGCTCTGGTGCCGGACGACCCCCGCTCCGAGGGCATGATTGCCCTGCCCCAGTTGCAGCAACCCGCCGGGCGGCGGGTGGTGATCCTGCGCGGCGACGGCGGCCGCGACATGATGGCCCCCACCCTGGCCCAACGGGGAGCGCGGGTGGATTATTGTGAAGTCTACCGGCGCTGCTATCGTGACGATGCCGGCGGCGAGCTGGTGAAAGAGTGGCAACACCGGGGGGTGGACAGTATTATCATCACCAGCGGCGGCCTGCTGCAGCACCTGTTTCAGCTCGCGGCCAACAGCGCAAGGGACTGGCTGCTAAGCCGCTTAGTGATTGTGCCCAGCATGCGCGTGGCCGAACAGGCCAGGGCGCTGGGTTTCACTCATATCATCAATGCCAAAGGTGCATCCGACCCGGCGTTGCTCAGCGCCCTGGATGAGAGGAAAAGGAATGACAGACAATAA
- a CDS encoding uroporphyrinogen-III C-methyltransferase codes for MTDNKQDPQDDKLVTSAADTQAETPTTEAPATNAPAEDKARPEQAATPVKEKQPSSGKGLATVAIVLAVVLTGGLYWHGHQQGVAQAGQLANLENRLAQQQATIDALKSEQSATLGKLESTQNSVTEQVEGLSRKVLDLDSKRPNDWMLAEAEYLVRMAGRKLWLEHDAVSAAMMLANADERLAALNDPTLVPVRQALADDIASIKSVKKVDREGLVIKLNSINDQVGKLKLAGVIMARAEEPDFTLSESVSDWKENLKKSWASFTDDFVTVRRRDGNVEALLSPQQHWYLSENLKGKLLQAQLAVYREQQEVFDSALAQSKQWLQDYFADDSVRQFMLEQIGQLEGQQIRVDYPEQFAAQERLQQLLDDRLQRLLTGL; via the coding sequence ATGACAGACAATAAACAAGATCCACAGGACGACAAGCTGGTGACCAGCGCCGCCGATACTCAGGCGGAAACTCCAACCACAGAGGCGCCGGCCACCAATGCCCCGGCCGAGGACAAGGCCCGGCCGGAGCAGGCCGCCACACCGGTAAAGGAAAAACAGCCCTCTTCCGGCAAGGGGCTGGCCACGGTCGCCATTGTGCTGGCGGTGGTACTGACCGGCGGTCTGTACTGGCACGGTCATCAGCAGGGCGTGGCCCAGGCCGGTCAGCTCGCCAACCTGGAAAACCGGCTGGCCCAGCAGCAGGCCACCATTGATGCCCTCAAGAGCGAACAGAGCGCCACCCTTGGCAAGCTGGAAAGTACCCAGAACAGCGTGACCGAACAGGTGGAAGGCCTGTCCCGCAAGGTGCTGGATCTCGACAGCAAACGCCCCAACGACTGGATGCTGGCGGAAGCCGAATACCTGGTGCGCATGGCCGGCCGCAAGCTGTGGCTGGAACATGACGCCGTGTCTGCCGCCATGATGCTGGCCAACGCCGACGAACGCCTGGCCGCCCTCAACGATCCCACTCTGGTACCCGTTCGCCAGGCCCTGGCCGACGACATTGCCAGCATCAAGTCGGTGAAAAAGGTCGATCGCGAGGGCCTGGTGATCAAGCTCAACAGCATCAATGACCAGGTCGGCAAGCTCAAGCTGGCCGGCGTGATCATGGCCCGGGCCGAAGAGCCCGACTTCACCCTGTCCGAGTCCGTCAGTGACTGGAAGGAAAACCTGAAAAAGAGCTGGGCCAGTTTTACCGACGACTTCGTGACCGTGCGCCGCCGCGACGGCAACGTGGAAGCCCTGCTCTCTCCCCAGCAACACTGGTATCTGAGCGAAAACCTCAAAGGCAAGCTGCTGCAGGCCCAGCTGGCAGTATACCGGGAACAGCAGGAAGTCTTTGACAGCGCCCTGGCCCAGTCCAAGCAGTGGCTGCAGGACTACTTTGCCGACGACAGCGTGCGCCAGTTTATGCTGGAGCAAATCGGACAGCTTGAAGGTCAGCAGATCCGCGTGGACTACCCGGAGCAGTTCGCCGCCCAGGAGCGACTGCAACAGCTGCTGGATGACCGGCTGCAGCGCCTGCTCACCGGCCTGTAA